A window of Microbacterium sp. Root61 genomic DNA:
GCGCGCCCAGCACGCGCCACAGCTGCTCGTGGCGGCCCTCGGCGATGAGGTGCAGGTCGAGCTCGCCGATCGTGGGGGCGTGGCGGTACGGGTCGTCGGCCACGAAGTCCGGGCCGTCGACATAGGTGGCGGCGAGGCGGTACGGCCCGTTGGTCCCGGCGCGCACACCCTCCCAGATCCCGGCACGCACATGCTCCAGCGGGATGCGGGTGCCGTCGTCGAACACCGCGGTGACGCTTCGCGCGAGAGGGCGACGCGCCCGGACGACCCACTCGGGTGCCCCGGACGCGTCGATGCCGGCGTGGATGCCCAGCACCGCGTGCGGATCGTGGTGGGTGCCCGCGGCGACGGCGTCCAGGACTGCGGCATCGGGCGTGTTCATCGGGACTCCTTGACGTGCAGGATGTGCACCGGCTCGGTGAAGGCATCGAGTCGGACGAAGTTGTGCTCGGACCAGGTCCAGGTCGCGCCGGTGAACAGGTCCTCGACCTCGAACGGGTCGCCGGGCTCCACGCCCCACACGCGCGTGTCGAGGTGCACCATGGTCTGGCGCACCGAGTGCGGATCGACGTTCACGACGACGATCAGGGTGTCGGCGCGGCCCGTCGGGGAGAGCGCGGCCGGCAGGTGCTTGGAGAAGACCAGGATCCCGTCGTCGTCGCTCCAGTGCACGCGCAGGTTGCGCAGCTGACGGAGCGCGGGATGCTGCGCCCGGATCTCGTTCAGCCGCCGCAGGTACGGGGCGAGCGAGTCGCCGTGCGCCTCCGCGCCGGCCCAGTCGCGGACCTTGTACTCGTACTTCTCGTTGTCGAGGTTCTCCTCGGAACCCGGTCGCGCGACGTTTTCGTACAGCTCGTAGCCGGCGTACACGCCGTACGTCGGGGCAGCCGTCGCCGCGATCGCCGCGCGGATCTTGTACGCCGGGCGTCCGCCGAACTGCAGATACTCGGTGAGGATGTCGGGGGTGTTGACGAACAGGTTCGGCCTCAGGAAGTCGGCGGTGTCGTCGGCCAGGCCCGTGAGGAACTCCTCCAGCTCCGGCTTGGTGTTGCGCCACGTGAAGTACGTGTAGCTCTGCTGGAATCCGGCGATCGCCAGCCCCTGCAGCGGGGCAGGACGGGTGAAGGCCTCGGCGAGGAACACCACATCGGGGTCCTGCGCCGTCACGGTCGCGATCAGCCACTCCCAGAACTGCAGCGGCTTGGTGTGCGGGTTGTCGACGCGGAAGATCCGCACGCCCTGGGCGATCCAGTGCCGCACGACACGCAGCACCTCGGCGCGGATGCCCTCGGGGTCGTTGTCGAAGTTGACCGGATAGATGTCCTGGTACTTCTTCGGCGGGTTCTCCGCGAAGGCGATAGTGCCGTCCGGCAGGCTCGTGAACCACTCCGGATGCTCGGTCACCCAGGGGTGATCCGGTGCCGCCTGCAGAGCGAGGTCGAGCGCCACCTCGATGCCCTCGGCCCGGGCGCTGCGCACGAAGGCGCGGAAGTCGGCCAGCGTGCCCAGATCGGGGTGGACCGCGTCGTGCCCGCCGGCGGCGGACCCGATCGCCCACGGCGACCCCGGGTCGCACGGCTGCGGGTCGAGCGTGTTGTTGCGGCCCTTGCGGTTGATCGTGCCGATGGGATGGATGGGCGGCAGGTACAGGACGTCGAAGCCCATCGCCGCCACGGCCGGCAGGCGCTTCATCGCGGTGCGGAAGGTGCCGCTCTTGATCGAGCCGTCCTTGAGCTTCTTGGCGCCCTCCGAGCGGGGGAAGAACTCGTACCAGGCGCCGACGCCGGCGCGCTCGCGCTCGACGAGGAGCTCGTGGCGCGCGCCGAGACTGACCAGCGACATGAGTGGGCGGGCGGCGAAGTAGCCGGCGATGGCCGGGTTGCGCACGATCTGCAGGGCGGCGGCGTCATCGGCCGCCGGGTCGCGCAGGGTGAGGGCTGCCGCCTCGAGCACGCGGCGCTCGCCGATCGGACGGGCCTTCTCCGCTACGGCACGGTCGAACAGCTGCGCGCCGAGCTCACGCATGAGCGCAGCATCCACTCCCGCCGCGATCTTGACTTCGGCGGCGTGCTCCCAGGTGGCGAAGTCGTCGCCGAAGGACTCGAAGCGGAACGCCCAGACGCCCTGCTCGAGCGGTGCGATCACGGCCGCCCAGCGGTCGAAGCCGTCGGCCAGCGAAGTGAGGCGATGCAGCGACTCCTCGCCGGACGGCGAGAACAGGCGCACGTGCACGCCGATCCGGTCATGCCCTTCGCGGAATGCAGTGACGCGGAACGGCACCGCCTCGCCCACGTAGGCCTTCGGTCGGAAGAGCCCGCCGGGCACTGCCGGCGACGGCAGCGCGAGCGGGATGCGCGGCGTGATCGACTCCCGCTCCGGCTGCGAATCGGCGGCCGCGCGGAGCGGGATCACGGATGCGCTCCGGCACGCGGGCGGGGTTGGTGTTCGGGTCGTCGTGGCCACGTCTTGAACCTACCGCGCAGCCGAGCCCGCAGACAGAAGTCCTACTCCGCCCGGAACAGATGCATCGAGGTCCCGACCACCGGGACATCTTCGCCGGGGGCGTACGCGACGTACGCGTTGTCGGGCGTTTCGTCGGCGCTGGACCACAGCGACACGTACCGCGTCACGCCCTCGACGCGGGGGAGCGTGACCGTCGTCGGCTGCTCCGTGCCGTGCACGACGAGCAGGATGCGGTTGAACGCCTCGTTCTCGGGGGTCGAGGCCGCCAGGTACTGCAGGGTGCGGTTCGCGGGGCTCGTCCAACTCTCGATCGACATGGTCTCGCCGTGCGTGTCGTACCAGTCCATCACCGACGCGCTGGGCACCCGCATCTCCTCGTGCGCGAACCGCATCGGTCGCAGCGCCGGGTTCTCCCGCCGTAGCCGGGTGAGGCGCTGCACGTGCGCCTGGATGTCCTTCTGCCAGTCCTCGTGCTCCCACGCCAGCCAGGTGAGCGGGGAGTCGTGACAGTAGGCGTTGTTGTTGCCGCGCTGCGAGCGGG
This region includes:
- a CDS encoding alpha-1,4-glucan--maltose-1-phosphate maltosyltransferase; translated protein: MATTTRTPTPPACRSASVIPLRAAADSQPERESITPRIPLALPSPAVPGGLFRPKAYVGEAVPFRVTAFREGHDRIGVHVRLFSPSGEESLHRLTSLADGFDRWAAVIAPLEQGVWAFRFESFGDDFATWEHAAEVKIAAGVDAALMRELGAQLFDRAVAEKARPIGERRVLEAAALTLRDPAADDAAALQIVRNPAIAGYFAARPLMSLVSLGARHELLVERERAGVGAWYEFFPRSEGAKKLKDGSIKSGTFRTAMKRLPAVAAMGFDVLYLPPIHPIGTINRKGRNNTLDPQPCDPGSPWAIGSAAGGHDAVHPDLGTLADFRAFVRSARAEGIEVALDLALQAAPDHPWVTEHPEWFTSLPDGTIAFAENPPKKYQDIYPVNFDNDPEGIRAEVLRVVRHWIAQGVRIFRVDNPHTKPLQFWEWLIATVTAQDPDVVFLAEAFTRPAPLQGLAIAGFQQSYTYFTWRNTKPELEEFLTGLADDTADFLRPNLFVNTPDILTEYLQFGGRPAYKIRAAIAATAAPTYGVYAGYELYENVARPGSEENLDNEKYEYKVRDWAGAEAHGDSLAPYLRRLNEIRAQHPALRQLRNLRVHWSDDDGILVFSKHLPAALSPTGRADTLIVVVNVDPHSVRQTMVHLDTRVWGVEPGDPFEVEDLFTGATWTWSEHNFVRLDAFTEPVHILHVKESR